The following proteins come from a genomic window of Acetivibrio cellulolyticus CD2:
- a CDS encoding chemotaxis protein CheA — protein sequence MQRDFRNEPMLEMYLFETNQQIEELERILLEIEKSDGFDTVSINDIFRLMHTIKGSSAMMMFNSIETLSHAMENLFSFFRENDGVKIDNSEVVDLILESVDFIKEEILKIGNGNNPDGDASTLIGRTDAMLAKLNQETGTSGIAKQQESSDKERYYVGYATDDLVLKNSFKAKVLFEEDCEMENIRAFALVHSLKDSATVISHIPPDVINQNDAAEEIKKNGFEIFFKTDLSYNDIKSLLLQTLFLKNLELEEVNDCREVSDAPVNFDNINENVIKIPEKLKSIKNEENTKSSSAHTGMISVNVQKLDKLLDLVGELVTSGMMVTNSSNLKGSNLNEFKKAATMHQKIINELQDLSMALRMVPISGTFSKMSRIIRDVSKKLGKDIELEVIGEETEIDKNIIESISDPLMHLVRNAADHGIEDKNERASMGKKENAKIILEAKNIGSEVWIMVRDNGKGLDKEKIYNKASQKGLVSKSISEMSDEEVYSMIFQPGFSTKEIVTEFSGRGVGLDVVMKNINSIGGSVSVDSKKGEGTSFIIKIPLTLAIIGGMVVKVGKGKYTIPTTGVRESFKPIPKDIICDPNGKEMIMIRGMCYSIVRLHSVFAMDTQITEFTNGIFILAENEREKYCIFADELIGEQQVVVKALPNYINKRIRGVSGCTLLGDGSISLIIDLESLLA from the coding sequence ATGCAGAGAGACTTTAGAAATGAACCTATGCTTGAAATGTATTTGTTTGAAACCAATCAACAGATAGAAGAATTGGAAAGGATACTATTGGAAATTGAAAAATCAGATGGGTTTGATACTGTTTCTATAAACGATATATTCAGACTAATGCATACCATTAAAGGTTCTTCGGCAATGATGATGTTTAATAGCATTGAAACTCTTTCTCATGCGATGGAAAATCTATTTTCATTTTTTAGAGAAAATGATGGGGTGAAAATAGACAATTCAGAAGTTGTCGATCTTATACTTGAAAGTGTTGACTTTATAAAGGAAGAGATTTTAAAGATTGGGAATGGGAACAATCCTGACGGGGATGCCTCAACTCTCATCGGTAGAACCGATGCTATGCTTGCCAAGCTAAACCAGGAAACAGGTACTTCAGGTATCGCCAAACAGCAAGAAAGTTCAGATAAAGAGAGGTATTACGTTGGTTATGCAACAGATGATTTAGTATTAAAAAATAGTTTTAAAGCCAAAGTTTTATTTGAAGAAGATTGTGAAATGGAGAATATAAGAGCTTTTGCGCTTGTACATAGCTTGAAAGACAGTGCAACAGTTATTTCACATATTCCTCCTGATGTTATTAATCAAAATGATGCAGCGGAGGAGATCAAAAAGAACGGATTTGAAATATTTTTTAAGACTGACTTGTCCTATAATGATATAAAAAGCTTACTATTGCAGACCTTATTTTTAAAAAACCTTGAATTGGAAGAAGTAAATGATTGTAGAGAAGTTTCGGATGCACCTGTGAATTTCGATAATATAAATGAAAATGTTATTAAAATTCCCGAAAAGTTAAAATCAATAAAAAATGAGGAAAACACTAAAAGCAGTTCTGCCCACACCGGGATGATAAGCGTAAATGTCCAGAAGTTAGACAAGCTTTTGGATCTTGTAGGTGAACTGGTTACTTCCGGGATGATGGTTACAAACAGCTCGAATTTAAAGGGTTCTAATTTGAATGAGTTTAAAAAAGCAGCAACAATGCACCAAAAGATAATCAATGAACTTCAGGACTTAAGTATGGCACTTAGAATGGTGCCTATTTCAGGAACCTTTAGTAAAATGAGTAGGATTATAAGAGATGTAAGCAAAAAGCTGGGTAAAGATATTGAATTGGAAGTGATAGGAGAAGAAACGGAAATTGACAAGAATATAATTGAAAGTATCTCCGACCCTCTGATGCATTTGGTTAGAAATGCAGCCGATCATGGAATAGAAGACAAAAATGAAAGAGCTTCTATGGGCAAGAAGGAAAATGCCAAAATTATATTGGAAGCAAAAAATATCGGCAGTGAAGTTTGGATTATGGTGAGGGATAACGGAAAGGGGCTCGACAAGGAGAAAATTTATAATAAAGCCTCTCAAAAGGGATTGGTATCTAAATCCATTTCTGAGATGTCAGATGAAGAAGTTTACTCCATGATATTTCAGCCCGGTTTTTCTACTAAGGAAATAGTGACAGAGTTCTCAGGACGTGGTGTTGGTCTTGACGTTGTAATGAAAAATATAAACAGTATTGGTGGCAGTGTTTCTGTTGACAGCAAAAAAGGGGAAGGCACAAGCTTTATTATAAAAATACCGTTAACTCTGGCAATTATTGGTGGCATGGTGGTGAAAGTTGGAAAAGGGAAATATACAATTCCTACAACAGGGGTTAGAGAAAGTTTTAAACCCATTCCAAAGGATATTATATGTGATCCGAACGGTAAGGAGATGATTATGATCCGCGGTATGTGTTACTCTATTGTCCGCCTGCATAGTGTTTTTGCAATGGATACTCAAATAACGGAATTTACTAATGGTATTTTTATTCTTGCAGAGAACGAAAGGGAAAAGTATTGCATTTTTGCAGATGAGTTAATCGGAGAGCAGCAGGTCGTAGTAAAAGCACTTCCAAACTATATTAACAAACGGATTCGTGGAGTATCAGGATGTACATTGCTTGGAGATGGAAGTATAAGTTTGATTATTGATTTAGAAAGTCTTCTTGCATAA